One region of Opitutaceae bacterium genomic DNA includes:
- the purE gene encoding 5-(carboxyamino)imidazole ribonucleotide mutase: MTTTTPRVGIIMGSTSDWATMEHAAQILEQLEIPFEKRVVSAHRTPEVMFDYARSAESRGIRVIIAGAGGAAHLPGMTASLTTLPVLGVPVESASLKGVDSLYSIVQMPGGVPVATFAIGKAGAINAGLFAASILAGTDQRIDGALKEFRAAQTAKVKASTV; the protein is encoded by the coding sequence ATGACCACCACCACACCGCGCGTTGGGATCATCATGGGCAGCACGTCGGACTGGGCGACGATGGAGCATGCCGCGCAGATTCTCGAGCAACTCGAAATACCGTTTGAAAAGCGGGTGGTCAGCGCGCACCGGACCCCGGAGGTCATGTTTGACTACGCGAGGTCTGCGGAGTCGCGCGGGATCCGGGTCATCATTGCCGGAGCGGGTGGAGCCGCGCACCTCCCTGGCATGACGGCGTCACTGACCACGCTTCCGGTCCTCGGAGTGCCGGTTGAGAGTGCGTCGCTCAAAGGGGTGGATTCGCTCTACTCGATTGTTCAGATGCCCGGTGGCGTTCCTGTGGCCACGTTTGCCATTGGCAAGGCTGGTGCAATCAATGCGGGTCTGTTTGCTGCGTCGATTCTCGCCGGAACGGATCAACGCATCGATGGCGCCTTGAAGGAATTCCGCGCGGCTCAAACCGCGAAAGTGAAGGCATCGACCGTTTGA
- a CDS encoding peptide MFS transporter, which translates to MSSSLGSPLPTHPSNARTEILGHPRGLAPLFLTEMWERFSYYGMRALLVLYMVESVSRGGMGYQTRQATSIYGTYTMSVYLLCILGGFIADNFIGARRAVLWGGVIIACGHFSMAVPSTPTFFAGLTLIAIGTGLLKPNISTMVGSLYSDADERRDAGFSIFYMGINIGAFAAPLVTGYLAQSAGWKSILESWGITPHSSWHWGFAAAGIGMTLGLFIYLKRLHWLSHVGNAPAHADGRRRPWGKLALVALGSLALIIVMRLSDDHASLVWFIFAVQVGAVIFFAFRPSPDSKRIAAILIFFIAAEIFWALFEQTGSSISLFADRLTQNDLGGHAFPSSWWQSVNSIWVIILAPIFAWLWLRLGPRQPSSPLKFTLGIFFVGLSFLWMVPAARLTVEGKVAPYWLLVLFFLQTVGEMLLSPVGLSTMTKLAPPRLMGLVMGIWFLAAALGNKLAGVLAGNFTSTNPDRLAQFFLNQALFVGAATLAMLVLVPWTRRLMGGVR; encoded by the coding sequence ATGAGTTCCTCGTTGGGGTCCCCCCTTCCCACGCATCCATCAAACGCACGCACTGAGATCTTGGGTCACCCTCGCGGCCTCGCTCCACTGTTTCTGACGGAAATGTGGGAGCGTTTCAGCTACTACGGCATGCGGGCCCTGCTCGTGCTTTACATGGTGGAATCCGTTTCCCGCGGTGGAATGGGGTACCAGACCCGCCAGGCCACATCGATCTATGGCACCTACACGATGAGCGTGTATCTGCTCTGCATTCTCGGCGGATTCATCGCCGACAATTTCATCGGTGCAAGGCGGGCGGTCCTTTGGGGAGGGGTGATCATAGCCTGCGGTCACTTCTCCATGGCGGTACCGTCGACACCCACGTTCTTCGCCGGACTCACCTTGATCGCCATCGGGACCGGCCTGCTGAAGCCCAACATATCCACCATGGTCGGCAGTCTCTACTCGGACGCCGATGAACGCCGCGATGCGGGCTTTTCGATCTTCTATATGGGGATCAATATCGGCGCCTTTGCCGCACCGCTCGTCACCGGCTACCTGGCGCAGAGCGCTGGATGGAAAAGCATCCTTGAGTCCTGGGGAATCACACCGCACTCATCCTGGCACTGGGGCTTTGCAGCCGCTGGAATCGGCATGACCCTTGGACTGTTCATCTATCTGAAAAGGCTGCACTGGCTGTCCCATGTCGGAAACGCCCCGGCGCACGCGGACGGACGGCGACGGCCCTGGGGAAAACTCGCCCTCGTCGCCCTGGGTTCGCTCGCCCTCATCATTGTCATGCGGCTGAGTGACGACCATGCCAGCCTGGTCTGGTTCATCTTTGCCGTGCAGGTGGGAGCCGTCATCTTCTTCGCCTTTCGCCCCAGCCCCGATAGCAAGCGCATCGCCGCAATACTGATCTTCTTCATCGCGGCTGAAATCTTCTGGGCGCTGTTTGAACAGACCGGCTCGTCGATCAGTCTTTTTGCGGATCGCCTCACGCAAAATGACCTGGGCGGCCATGCCTTCCCCTCGTCCTGGTGGCAGTCCGTGAATTCGATCTGGGTCATCATCCTCGCACCGATCTTCGCCTGGCTCTGGCTTCGGCTCGGTCCCCGGCAACCATCCAGCCCGCTGAAATTCACCCTCGGAATTTTCTTCGTCGGCCTGTCGTTCCTCTGGATGGTGCCCGCCGCCAGATTGACGGTCGAGGGCAAGGTCGCACCGTACTGGCTGCTCGTTCTTTTCTTTCTCCAGACCGTGGGGGAGATGCTGCTGAGCCCTGTCGGCCTGAGCACGATGACAAAGCTGGCGCCGCCAAGACTGATGGGGCTCGTGATGGGAATCTGGTTCCTTGCCGCAGCGCTGGGAAACAAGCTCGCGGGTGTTCTCGCCGGCAACTTCACATCCACAAACCCGGACCGCCTCGCCCAATTCTTCCTCAATCAGGCGCTCTTTGTCGGAGCGGCAACCCTGGCCATGCTGGTCCTCGTTCCCTGGACCCGGAGACTGATGGGTGGAGTCCGATGA
- the aroE gene encoding shikimate dehydrogenase, whose protein sequence is MATSAVLTLNDLDAWRPDGVHLAVLGHPIRHSISPAMHNAALAEMALRNPGFSNWSYVRFDVPPQDLPTALHRLHARGFLGLNLTVPHKVLAFAQVASIDPAAVPIGAVNTLKRESGGWKGFNTDGYGLTMAVKETLGIHLRDKEIILLGAGGAARGAAVECLRQECRALWIGNRTQENLVRLLSELHGTAGRIPLHGFNPSSPPADLPLHALVINATSAGLRPDDAPPIILESIPPPSGVYDMIYNPAETPLLASASRMGIPTANGLSMLVHQGVRALEIWSESDVPVRAMRTAAVQAMGR, encoded by the coding sequence ATGGCTACAAGCGCGGTCCTCACCCTCAATGACCTGGATGCATGGCGTCCGGATGGCGTCCATCTGGCGGTGCTGGGTCATCCGATCAGGCACTCAATCAGTCCGGCGATGCACAACGCCGCGCTGGCCGAAATGGCCCTTCGGAATCCCGGATTCTCCAACTGGAGTTATGTTCGATTCGATGTCCCTCCCCAGGATTTGCCCACGGCTTTGCACCGCCTGCATGCCCGTGGTTTTCTCGGATTGAATCTGACGGTTCCACACAAGGTCCTGGCCTTCGCACAGGTGGCGTCCATCGACCCCGCCGCAGTGCCCATCGGAGCTGTCAATACCCTGAAGCGCGAATCCGGAGGTTGGAAGGGTTTCAACACGGACGGCTACGGCCTTACCATGGCGGTCAAGGAAACGCTTGGCATTCACCTGAGGGACAAGGAAATCATCCTCCTTGGCGCCGGAGGTGCCGCGCGCGGCGCAGCGGTGGAATGCCTGCGCCAGGAATGCCGGGCCCTGTGGATCGGCAACCGTACCCAGGAAAACCTTGTTCGCCTGCTCAGCGAGCTCCATGGGACCGCCGGCCGGATTCCCTTGCACGGCTTCAATCCATCGTCCCCTCCGGCAGACCTGCCGTTGCACGCGCTGGTCATCAACGCCACGAGTGCCGGCCTTCGTCCCGATGACGCGCCTCCCATCATTCTCGAATCAATCCCCCCGCCTTCCGGTGTCTATGACATGATCTACAATCCTGCGGAGACTCCTTTGCTGGCCAGTGCGAGTCGAATGGGAATTCCCACCGCCAACGGGCTGTCAATGCTTGTCCACCAGGGAGTGCGTGCGCTCGAAATCTGGTCGGAATCCGACGTGCCCGTCAGAGCCATGCGCACGGCGGCCGTGCAGGCGATGGGACGGTGA
- a CDS encoding glycosyltransferase translates to MARFSIVTPSLDQADFLRASIESVRAQDGVSVEHVVRDGGSKDGSLAILSGYGSKLRWCSGPDGGQAAAINAGLRETSGDICAYLNSDDVLEPGTLAAVEEVFERFPEVDVVYGDAWFIDAEGRRLRRYPTVPFDLETLVQHCFICQPAAFWRRSVHERWGWFDAGYDNAFDYEFWLRLANQGARFHYLSADLAASREHPATKTQRQRGAIFREIRMMQMRHLGYCGRNWWEQSLRHQRDECDGWLARLLPGTQGDRLYGLAWWPYVFCRRRLGGPLFYRPGHWRA, encoded by the coding sequence ATGGCTCGATTTTCAATTGTCACGCCTTCGCTGGATCAGGCGGACTTTCTTCGCGCCTCGATTGAGAGCGTGCGTGCGCAGGACGGCGTCTCGGTCGAGCACGTCGTGCGCGATGGCGGATCGAAAGACGGATCGCTGGCGATTCTCTCTGGCTATGGGTCGAAGCTCCGCTGGTGCAGCGGTCCCGATGGTGGTCAGGCCGCTGCGATCAATGCAGGTCTTCGGGAAACGAGCGGTGACATCTGCGCCTACCTCAACAGCGACGACGTTCTTGAGCCTGGCACCCTGGCAGCGGTGGAGGAGGTCTTTGAGAGGTTCCCCGAGGTGGATGTCGTCTATGGCGACGCCTGGTTCATCGATGCTGAAGGCAGGCGCCTGCGCCGGTATCCGACGGTGCCTTTCGATTTGGAGACGCTGGTCCAGCACTGTTTCATCTGTCAGCCAGCGGCGTTCTGGCGGCGCTCGGTGCATGAACGGTGGGGATGGTTTGACGCCGGCTATGACAACGCCTTCGACTATGAATTCTGGCTGCGCCTGGCGAACCAGGGGGCGCGTTTCCATTATCTCTCGGCGGATCTTGCCGCGTCGCGGGAGCATCCGGCGACAAAAACGCAGCGCCAGCGCGGAGCGATCTTCAGGGAGATCCGAATGATGCAAATGCGGCACCTAGGCTACTGCGGACGCAACTGGTGGGAGCAGTCGCTCCGCCACCAGCGCGACGAGTGCGATGGGTGGCTGGCCCGGTTGCTGCCCGGCACCCAGGGTGACCGCCTTTATGGCCTGGCCTGGTGGCCCTACGTGTTCTGCAGGAGGCGGCTGGGAGGGCCGCTGTTTTACCGCCCCGGGCACTGGCGGGCCTGA
- a CDS encoding AEC family transporter produces MEIFVILGPVFLLIGLGAGLQRAQFFGSSFLGDANRLTYWVGLPALIFLNLAKADYGTVAGSRLMVTLLLATFLCVVLGALTSRALGVKPEGMGTWTQAAFRGNLVFVGLPLILTMPGVPVAAAIVALAPLLVVYNGFSIGLLLFSQHRGSAGMGLMVLGGIVRNPIIIASAAGGVAHFLKFSLWLPADRSLELVSRMAVPLALMCIGGSLVATPIREGRGIALLAAVFKTIASPLIGYAVGRISGLDAGEMRVVLVLMACPTAAASYTMVRELGGDENIAAGAIVLSTLLSMGSLAVILTAI; encoded by the coding sequence GTGGAAATCTTCGTCATACTCGGGCCGGTTTTTCTGCTCATTGGGCTCGGGGCCGGCCTCCAGCGCGCCCAATTCTTTGGCTCCTCGTTCCTTGGGGATGCCAACCGGCTGACCTATTGGGTCGGGCTGCCCGCCCTCATTTTTCTCAACCTCGCGAAGGCGGACTATGGCACGGTTGCGGGGAGCCGGCTGATGGTGACGCTGCTGCTGGCCACGTTCCTTTGTGTCGTGCTTGGCGCGCTGACGTCACGCGCTCTTGGAGTGAAGCCGGAGGGGATGGGAACCTGGACCCAGGCGGCGTTCCGCGGCAATCTGGTGTTTGTCGGATTGCCCCTGATCCTGACCATGCCGGGCGTGCCGGTCGCCGCCGCGATTGTCGCGCTCGCACCCCTCCTGGTCGTTTACAATGGATTCTCGATCGGGCTGCTGCTTTTCAGCCAGCATCGCGGCTCCGCAGGCATGGGTCTCATGGTGCTGGGCGGAATCGTGCGCAATCCGATCATCATTGCCAGCGCGGCCGGCGGCGTGGCGCATTTTCTGAAGTTCTCCCTCTGGCTGCCGGCTGACAGAAGCCTTGAGCTGGTTTCGCGGATGGCGGTGCCGCTTGCGCTCATGTGCATTGGAGGATCGCTGGTGGCGACGCCGATTCGCGAGGGCCGCGGGATCGCGCTGCTTGCCGCGGTCTTCAAGACGATCGCGTCTCCACTTATTGGATACGCGGTGGGCCGGATCTCGGGACTGGATGCAGGGGAGATGAGGGTCGTTCTTGTGCTGATGGCGTGTCCCACGGCCGCCGCCTCGTACACGATGGTGAGGGAGCTCGGCGGTGATGAAAACATCGCGGCGGGTGCAATCGTGCTGAGCACGCTGCTCTCGATGGGCTCCCTGGCCGTCATTCTGACGGCGATCTGA
- a CDS encoding YggS family pyridoxal phosphate-dependent enzyme yields the protein MQTSYEDFHAAACRVVEKISEACARCGRSERDVSLMAVTKTHPVEAAHHAARFGLKSVGENRVQEACEKIPLGPPGLRWELIGHLQSNKARLAVRWFDRIQSVDSEKLVRALQREAAAIGKILPILLQVNSGNDPAKFGIDPEDAPGLIEGALQQPNLRVEGLMTIAPLSEDSEVARRTFSRLREIRDELCARFSVALPELSMGMSSDMEIAIAEGSTQVRVGSALFGARPPI from the coding sequence ATGCAAACATCGTATGAGGATTTTCACGCAGCCGCCTGTCGCGTCGTTGAAAAAATTTCCGAGGCCTGCGCTCGTTGCGGTCGCTCCGAGCGAGACGTGAGCCTCATGGCGGTGACAAAAACCCATCCGGTTGAAGCCGCCCACCACGCAGCCCGATTCGGACTCAAGAGCGTGGGGGAGAACCGGGTTCAGGAGGCTTGCGAAAAAATTCCTCTGGGGCCGCCCGGCCTCCGCTGGGAATTGATCGGACACCTGCAATCAAACAAGGCGCGGCTCGCGGTCAGATGGTTTGACCGGATTCAGAGCGTCGACAGTGAGAAACTCGTCCGGGCCCTGCAGCGGGAGGCGGCAGCGATCGGGAAGATTCTTCCCATTCTGCTGCAGGTAAACTCCGGCAATGATCCCGCCAAGTTCGGCATCGATCCCGAAGATGCACCAGGACTGATCGAAGGCGCGCTCCAGCAGCCGAACCTCCGGGTGGAAGGCCTCATGACAATTGCTCCGCTCAGCGAGGATTCCGAGGTCGCAAGGCGCACATTTTCAAGATTGCGGGAAATCCGGGATGAACTCTGCGCGCGCTTTTCTGTCGCCCTTCCGGAGCTGTCGATGGGAATGAGTTCGGATATGGAAATTGCAATTGCCGAAGGAAGCACGCAGGTGCGCGTAGGCTCCGCCCTGTTCGGTGCGCGGCCTCCCATTTAG
- a CDS encoding prepilin peptidase — MFSEYAGLVEAFPVFFAVLSGILGAVVGSFLNVVIHRVPMGRSIVRPRSQCACGTPIAFHDNIPVLSWFILRGRARCCGRPYSFRYPFVEMLVAGLFLWSWLVFPPAKAIAGWVFLSGLVCATFIDLDHLIIPDAFTVGGAVAGMLMSLAVPALHGHQGGDHLANVIQAGTDSMLGILIGSGMVLWIALLAEAVLKKEAMGFGDVKFMGAIGAFCGWQGTLFSLFGGAMVGTVWFVLALLWKQIAGPRANIAPPAETPDGKPAELALGMHVPFGPMLAIAAGIYFLIAHGRFDRYLSDLALILHAITSR; from the coding sequence ATGTTTTCCGAGTACGCCGGCCTGGTTGAGGCATTTCCCGTGTTCTTTGCAGTTCTGTCCGGGATTCTGGGCGCTGTGGTCGGAAGTTTCCTAAACGTCGTCATTCACCGCGTACCCATGGGCAGATCGATTGTCCGCCCTCGCTCGCAATGCGCCTGCGGCACTCCCATCGCATTCCACGACAACATCCCCGTCCTGAGCTGGTTCATCCTCAGGGGCAGGGCGCGCTGCTGCGGCCGCCCCTATTCGTTTCGCTACCCGTTCGTAGAAATGCTCGTCGCCGGGCTGTTTCTGTGGAGCTGGCTCGTCTTTCCGCCAGCCAAGGCGATTGCGGGCTGGGTGTTTCTGAGCGGTTTGGTTTGCGCGACGTTCATAGATCTGGATCACCTGATCATTCCCGACGCTTTCACCGTCGGCGGCGCGGTGGCCGGCATGCTGATGTCGCTGGCCGTGCCAGCGCTGCACGGCCACCAGGGTGGCGATCACCTCGCCAATGTCATCCAGGCCGGAACAGATTCCATGCTGGGTATTCTGATCGGTTCCGGAATGGTCCTATGGATAGCCCTGCTCGCTGAAGCAGTCCTGAAAAAGGAGGCCATGGGCTTCGGCGACGTCAAATTCATGGGTGCGATTGGAGCGTTCTGCGGCTGGCAGGGCACGCTTTTCAGCCTATTTGGAGGAGCCATGGTCGGGACGGTCTGGTTCGTGCTCGCCCTCCTCTGGAAACAGATTGCCGGTCCGCGCGCCAACATCGCTCCTCCTGCCGAAACTCCCGACGGCAAACCGGCCGAACTGGCTCTGGGCATGCATGTCCCCTTTGGACCGATGCTCGCGATTGCGGCAGGCATCTACTTCCTGATCGCACATGGCCGGTTTGATCGCTACCTCTCGGATCTCGCGCTGATCCTGCACGCGATCACGTCGCGGTGA
- a CDS encoding response regulator transcription factor has translation MLVAHDDRMVIGILRRSLSLEFPWASTGESSSVTSLRNSVLAASPDLVIASVDLPGGDLFSVLSTLRSESACNRFLFLTPRCNYQIVQSMRLLRACGAVDTTSDDIGGFRNALRRIDSGQNYWSGSLRPMLEGSAPAAAALRRLTPRELYLFAILGDGCSDDVAGAMVNLSEQSVHSYRKRLHTKLGIQHRGALISRAFQYGLVRATPEGVDRPGLDLLRARCASSRRGSTTRSTRASATEIEATRSIVASSSGGSL, from the coding sequence GTGTTGGTCGCGCATGACGACCGCATGGTCATCGGCATCCTGCGGCGGTCCCTGTCGCTGGAGTTTCCCTGGGCGAGCACAGGGGAATCGTCGTCGGTCACTTCACTGCGGAACAGCGTGCTTGCCGCGTCTCCTGACCTGGTGATCGCATCTGTTGACCTGCCGGGTGGGGACCTCTTCTCCGTGTTGAGCACGCTGCGATCCGAGTCCGCCTGCAATCGTTTCTTATTCCTCACTCCGCGCTGCAACTATCAGATTGTACAGTCGATGCGCCTGCTCCGCGCATGCGGGGCCGTTGATACGACGTCGGATGACATCGGTGGTTTCCGAAATGCGCTTCGGCGAATCGACAGTGGGCAGAACTATTGGAGCGGGAGCCTTCGGCCGATGCTCGAAGGCTCGGCACCCGCGGCGGCGGCGCTTCGCCGCCTGACACCCCGGGAGTTGTACCTGTTCGCGATTCTTGGCGATGGATGCAGCGACGATGTGGCGGGCGCGATGGTAAACCTGTCGGAGCAGTCGGTTCACTCCTACCGCAAGCGGCTCCACACCAAGCTTGGGATCCAGCACAGGGGGGCGTTGATTTCACGCGCATTCCAGTATGGCTTGGTGCGGGCGACGCCCGAGGGCGTCGATCGGCCGGGTTTGGATCTGCTTCGTGCGCGTTGCGCATCGTCGCGGCGGGGCAGCACAACACGCTCGACACGCGCTTCTGCGACAGAGATCGAAGCGACGCGTTCGATTGTCGCGTCCAGTTCGGGCGGGAGTCTTTGA
- a CDS encoding RDD family protein has protein sequence MISFLRRRIAGGIFSLTVLLIPLGMHSQEPAVAPVQPETPPVPERAGPAPAPDAHAEAPPPDDAPSKPAPARVRSGAHRGRHSDVVFAFNRDARHAAGEETPEAVVAVGGSCLVEGNVRDAVVAVLGDARVDGEVGQSVVAVFGNTYINNRTDVAVAVFGGVELGPKAVVRQVVSVGGPVVRQPGSQVLGTLNELSIVSALPDYTGFRAWVRKGLFLARPLATGTHLGWAWSVAGIFLGIYVLFALVFPRGVERCIETLDTRPGRSFFAAVVSLVLVPVVAVVLSLTVVGFFLAVALIAFAIIFGKAAVLGWLGRRMMRGLGLSGLQAATALAVLLGGALAAAIYLVPVAGMMAWMLMLILAHGIGVYTLLLSLRRPRAAGPAVPAEAEHRQASTRAEAESALDASSRAGARAGFAASSGPIGENMQAQEAPPLPAVPSGEPLRAPAAVPPVPGASSYERAGFWLRMAALAIDLVLVGSMAVMMSMGAMFFLLAGAYGAVMWKLKGTTIGGIVCGLKVVRSDDRPMDWTVSIVRALGCFLSAFVAGLGFIWVAFDDEKQAWHDKIAGTVVVRVPAGVSLV, from the coding sequence ATGATCTCCTTTCTTCGCCGCCGCATCGCCGGCGGAATTTTCAGCCTCACAGTCCTTCTGATCCCACTGGGGATGCATTCCCAGGAGCCGGCGGTTGCGCCGGTGCAGCCGGAAACGCCGCCGGTGCCTGAACGCGCGGGCCCCGCTCCAGCCCCCGATGCGCATGCGGAGGCGCCGCCTCCTGACGATGCGCCGTCGAAGCCCGCACCGGCACGCGTCCGTTCGGGTGCGCATCGCGGCCGCCACTCCGATGTCGTTTTTGCCTTCAATCGCGATGCCCGTCACGCGGCTGGAGAAGAGACCCCGGAGGCGGTCGTTGCCGTGGGCGGGTCATGCCTTGTGGAAGGCAACGTCCGCGATGCGGTCGTGGCGGTTCTCGGCGACGCCCGTGTCGACGGTGAGGTGGGCCAGTCGGTTGTCGCCGTGTTTGGAAACACCTACATCAACAACCGGACCGATGTTGCCGTGGCGGTTTTTGGCGGGGTGGAACTCGGTCCAAAGGCTGTGGTGAGGCAGGTTGTCTCGGTGGGAGGCCCGGTCGTCCGCCAGCCGGGATCCCAGGTGCTTGGCACGCTCAACGAACTGAGCATAGTGTCGGCACTTCCGGACTACACAGGCTTCCGCGCCTGGGTGAGGAAGGGCTTGTTCCTGGCCCGTCCCCTGGCGACCGGCACCCACCTGGGCTGGGCGTGGAGCGTGGCCGGCATCTTTCTCGGGATCTATGTCCTGTTCGCCCTTGTTTTCCCGCGCGGGGTCGAGCGCTGTATTGAAACGCTTGATACACGGCCGGGCCGCAGTTTCTTTGCCGCGGTCGTCAGCCTGGTCCTTGTGCCGGTCGTTGCGGTCGTGCTCTCGCTCACCGTGGTTGGATTTTTCCTCGCCGTGGCATTGATCGCCTTCGCGATCATTTTTGGGAAGGCTGCGGTGCTGGGATGGCTTGGCAGGCGAATGATGCGCGGGCTCGGCCTGAGCGGCCTGCAGGCGGCCACGGCCCTTGCGGTGCTGCTGGGCGGCGCGCTTGCGGCGGCCATCTACCTTGTTCCCGTCGCAGGCATGATGGCCTGGATGCTCATGCTCATTCTCGCGCACGGAATCGGGGTCTACACGCTCCTGCTGAGCCTGCGCCGGCCGCGGGCTGCGGGACCCGCCGTTCCGGCGGAGGCGGAACATCGCCAGGCTTCGACCCGGGCGGAGGCTGAATCTGCGCTGGATGCATCGTCACGCGCGGGTGCGCGAGCCGGCTTCGCCGCCTCATCTGGTCCGATCGGGGAAAACATGCAGGCGCAGGAGGCTCCGCCTCTGCCGGCGGTGCCATCAGGCGAACCATTGCGCGCACCCGCCGCGGTTCCTCCGGTTCCTGGAGCATCAAGTTATGAACGCGCCGGTTTCTGGCTTCGCATGGCCGCGCTCGCGATCGATCTTGTGCTGGTTGGTTCGATGGCGGTGATGATGTCAATGGGAGCAATGTTCTTCCTCCTCGCAGGCGCGTACGGTGCCGTCATGTGGAAACTCAAGGGAACGACGATCGGCGGGATCGTGTGTGGCTTGAAGGTTGTGAGATCGGATGACCGGCCCATGGACTGGACTGTCTCGATCGTGCGCGCCCTGGGCTGCTTTCTCTCCGCATTCGTGGCCGGGCTGGGGTTCATCTGGGTGGCCTTTGATGACGAGAAGCAGGCGTGGCATGACAAGATTGCCGGCACTGTGGTTGTGCGGGTCCCTGCCGGTGTTTCCCTGGTGTGA
- a CDS encoding methyltransferase regulatory domain-containing protein, protein MSINTYDEVPYPSSSFPQTHPIKLATIARLFGMSPARPDNCNVLELGCADGANIIPFAQLYPNSSFVGVDLSARQVESGQKAIAEVGLTNVTLQNKNILEFDPEGKKFDFIIVHGIFSWVPEDVRNKILSICENTLTDNGVAYISYNALPGWHMRGMIRDMMLFHTQQFADIQQRIGQSRALVKFLADSVPTENNPYGQFLKNELTSMQGWADGYLRHDFLEEENKAFYFHDFVETAAKHNLQYLGEPELSAMLASNFSQQVQETLQKVGRNIIAMEQYMDFLRNRMFRMTLLVKKDSKLSRTIDAAILKELAFGALARPTKEDVNLQAGQKEEFRLSSGVTFTSDSALVKAIILSLHQAGLNHISFGELMAAVRGRLNQGGSAIREAGHEAREEAVIAQQLLLLYSRGLVEIVFTAHPSVTIKNEGHLKATAFARYQALNEPRHVTNLRHVSIRMDAFSRHVLSLIDGTRDANQIAEGMAEKVKAGLFTVQDGGKNVTDTEQLKALLLPRVNAVIVQVSHMAFLQSA, encoded by the coding sequence ATGTCCATTAACACTTACGACGAAGTCCCTTACCCAAGTTCATCCTTTCCTCAGACCCATCCCATCAAGCTGGCCACGATCGCCCGCCTGTTTGGCATGAGCCCCGCACGCCCTGACAATTGCAATGTGCTGGAGCTGGGTTGCGCTGATGGTGCAAATATTATTCCATTCGCGCAGCTCTATCCGAACAGCTCATTTGTGGGTGTCGATCTTTCGGCCCGTCAGGTGGAAAGCGGCCAGAAGGCCATCGCCGAAGTGGGCCTGACGAATGTCACCCTTCAGAACAAGAACATCCTGGAGTTTGATCCGGAAGGTAAGAAATTTGATTTCATCATTGTGCACGGAATCTTCAGCTGGGTTCCGGAGGATGTCCGCAACAAGATCCTCAGCATTTGCGAAAACACGCTGACCGACAACGGCGTCGCCTACATCAGTTACAATGCGCTGCCGGGATGGCACATGCGCGGCATGATTCGCGACATGATGTTGTTCCATACGCAGCAGTTTGCGGACATTCAGCAGCGCATCGGTCAGTCCCGTGCGCTGGTCAAGTTCCTGGCGGATTCGGTTCCAACGGAAAACAATCCCTACGGGCAGTTCCTCAAGAACGAGCTGACGTCGATGCAGGGCTGGGCTGACGGCTATCTGCGGCACGACTTCCTCGAGGAGGAAAACAAGGCGTTCTATTTCCACGATTTCGTGGAGACCGCGGCGAAGCACAACCTGCAGTATCTCGGTGAACCCGAGCTCAGCGCGATGCTGGCGTCGAATTTTTCGCAGCAGGTGCAGGAGACCCTGCAGAAGGTCGGGCGCAACATCATCGCGATGGAGCAGTACATGGATTTCCTGCGCAATCGCATGTTCCGCATGACTCTCCTTGTGAAGAAGGATTCCAAGCTGAGCCGCACGATTGACGCGGCAATTCTGAAGGAGCTCGCCTTCGGCGCCCTGGCGCGTCCCACGAAGGAGGATGTCAACCTCCAGGCGGGCCAGAAGGAGGAATTCCGGTTGTCCAGCGGCGTCACCTTCACGTCGGACAGCGCCTTGGTGAAGGCGATCATTCTGTCGCTCCATCAGGCCGGGCTGAACCACATCTCGTTTGGCGAACTCATGGCGGCGGTGCGCGGACGCCTGAATCAGGGTGGTTCGGCGATCCGCGAGGCGGGACACGAAGCCCGCGAGGAGGCCGTCATCGCCCAGCAGCTGCTGCTCCTGTACAGCCGCGGACTGGTGGAGATTGTCTTCACGGCGCATCCCAGTGTGACAATCAAGAACGAAGGCCACCTGAAAGCCACGGCCTTTGCGCGCTATCAGGCGCTCAATGAGCCCCGGCATGTCACCAACCTCCGCCATGTGTCGATCCGCATGGATGCCTTCTCCCGCCACGTGCTTTCGTTGATTGACGGCACCCGTGATGCGAATCAGATCGCGGAGGGAATGGCCGAGAAGGTGAAGGCCGGCCTCTTCACGGTTCAGGACGGCGGCAAGAACGTCACGGACACCGAGCAGTTGAAGGCGCTCCTCCTGCCGCGCGTGAACGCTGTCATCGTCCAGGTTTCGCACATGGCGTTCCTGCAGTCCGCCTAA